From Panthera uncia isolate 11264 chromosome X, Puncia_PCG_1.0, whole genome shotgun sequence, the proteins below share one genomic window:
- the LOC125931464 gene encoding uncharacterized protein LOC125931464 isoform X40: protein MEHRWEWSENRWECGEEVAVITEQVAVVRTGGSVEDRWQWSENRWEHGEQVGVVREQWECGEQVGVWRTGGSVEDRWQWSENRWECGGQVGVWRTGGSGQRTGGSVEDRWQWSENRWECGGQVGVVREQVGVWRTGGSVENRWERGGQVGVWRTGGSGQSRWERGGQVAVVEEQVGSAAASQGRLAAPTRPEPCAESPLSTPLDPGSPAHLAGFMCAKVPVLRAHPGDFSVCSLT, encoded by the exons ATGGAGCATAGGTGGGAGTGGTCAGAAAACAGGTGGGAGTGTGGAGAAGAGGTGGCAGTGATCACAGAACAGGTGGCAGTGGTCAGAACAGGTGGGAGCGTGGAGGACAGGTGGCAGTGGTCGGAGAACAG GTGGGAGCATGGAGAACAGGTGGGAGTGGTCAGAGAACAGTGGGAGTGTGGAGAACAG GTGGGAGTGTGGAGGACAGGTGGGAGCGTGGAGGACAGGTGGCAGTGGTCAGAGAACAGGTGGGAGTGTGGAGGACAG GTGGGAGTGTGGAGGACAG GTGGCAGTGGTCAGAGAACAGGTGGGAGCGTGGAGGACAGGTGGCAGTGGTCAGAGAACAGGTGGGAATGTGGAGGACAGGTGGGAGTGGTCAGAGAACAGGTGGGAGTGTGGAGAACAGGTGGGAGCGTGGAGAACAGGTGGGAGCGTGGAGGACAGGTGGGAGTGTGGAGGACAG GTGGCAGTGGTCAGAGCAGGTGGGAGCGTGGAGGACAGGTAGCAGTGGTCGAAGAGCAGGTGGGAAGCGCAGCAGCCTCACAGGGGAGACTGGCGGCTCCCACTCGGCCAGAGCCCTGTGCCGAGTCGCCTCTCAGCACCCCGCTCGACCCTGGCAGCCCAGCGCACTTGGCAGGGTTCATGTGTGCCAAAGTGCCAGTTCTCAGGGCTCACCCTGGAGATTTCAGTGTTTGTTCCTTAACATAA
- the LOC125931464 gene encoding uncharacterized transmembrane protein DDB_G0289901-like isoform X10, with amino-acid sequence MEHRWEWSENRWECGEEVAVITEQVAVVRTGGSVEDRWQWSENRWEHGEQVGVVREQWECGEQVGVWRTGGSVEDRWQWSENRWECGGQVGVVREQVAVVRTGGSVEDRWECGEQVGAWRTGGSVEDRWECGGQVGAWRTGGSGQRTGGSVEDRWQWSENRWECGGQVGVVREQVGVWRTGGSVENRWERGGQVGVWRTGGSGQSRWERGGQVAVVEEQVGSAAASQGRLAAPTRPEPCAESPLSTPLDPGSPAHLAGFMCAKVPVLRAHPGDFSVCSLT; translated from the exons ATGGAGCATAGGTGGGAGTGGTCAGAAAACAGGTGGGAGTGTGGAGAAGAGGTGGCAGTGATCACAGAACAGGTGGCAGTGGTCAGAACAGGTGGGAGCGTGGAGGACAG GTGGCAGTGGTCAGAGAACAGGTGGGAGCATGGAGAACAGGTGGGAGTGGTCAGAGAACAGTGGGAGTGTGGAGAACAG GTGGGAGTGTGGAGGACAGGTGGGAGCGTGGAGGACAGGTGGCAGTGGTCAGAGAACAGGTGGGAGTGTGGAGGACAGGTGGGAGTGGTCAGAGAACAGGTGGCAGTGGTCAGAACAGGTGGGAGTGTGGAGGACAG GTGGGAGTGTGGAGAACAGGTGGGAGCGTGGAGAACAGGTGGGAGCGTGGAGGACAGGTGGGAGTGTGGAGGACAGGTGGGAGCGTGGAGGACAGGTGGCAGTGGTCAGAGAACAGGTGGGAGCGTGGAGGACAGGTGGCAGTGGTCAGAGAACAGGTGGGAATGTGGAGGACAGGTGGGAGTGGTCAGAGAACAGGTGGGAGTGTGGAGAACAGGTGGGAGCGTGGAGAACAGGTGGGAGCGTGGAGGACAGGTGGGAGTGTGGAGGACAG GTGGCAGTGGTCAGAGCAGGTGGGAGCGTGGAGGACAGGTAGCAGTGGTCGAAGAGCAGGTGGGAAGCGCAGCAGCCTCACAGGGGAGACTGGCGGCTCCCACTCGGCCAGAGCCCTGTGCCGAGTCGCCTCTCAGCACCCCGCTCGACCCTGGCAGCCCAGCGCACTTGGCAGGGTTCATGTGTGCCAAAGTGCCAGTTCTCAGGGCTCACCCTGGAGATTTCAGTGTTTGTTCCTTAACATAA
- the LOC125931464 gene encoding uncharacterized protein LOC125931464 isoform X45, which yields MEHRWEWSENRWECGEEVAVITEQVAVVRTGGSVEDRWQWSENRWECGEQVAVVREQVGVWRTGGSVEDRWECGGQVGAWRTGGSGQRTGGSVEDRWQWSENRWECGGQVGVVREQVGVWRTGGSVENRWERGGQVGVWRTGGSGQSRWERGGQVAVVEEQVGSAAASQGRLAAPTRPEPCAESPLSTPLDPGSPAHLAGFMCAKVPVLRAHPGDFSVCSLT from the exons ATGGAGCATAGGTGGGAGTGGTCAGAAAACAGGTGGGAGTGTGGAGAAGAGGTGGCAGTGATCACAGAACAGGTGGCAGTGGTCAGAACAGGTGGGAGCGTGGAGGACAGGTGGCAGTGGTCGGAGAACAGGTGGGAATGTGGAGAACAGGTGGCAGTGGTCAGAGAACAG GTGGGAGTGTGGAGAACAG GTGGGAGTGTGGAGGACAG GTGGGAGTGTGGAGGACAGGTGGGAGCGTGGAGGACAGGTGGCAGTGGTCAGAGAACAGGTGGGAGCGTGGAGGACAGGTGGCAGTGGTCAGAGAACAGGTGGGAATGTGGAGGACAGGTGGGAGTGGTCAGAGAACAGGTGGGAGTGTGGAGAACAGGTGGGAGCGTGGAGAACAGGTGGGAGCGTGGAGGACAGGTGGGAGTGTGGAGGACAG GTGGCAGTGGTCAGAGCAGGTGGGAGCGTGGAGGACAGGTAGCAGTGGTCGAAGAGCAGGTGGGAAGCGCAGCAGCCTCACAGGGGAGACTGGCGGCTCCCACTCGGCCAGAGCCCTGTGCCGAGTCGCCTCTCAGCACCCCGCTCGACCCTGGCAGCCCAGCGCACTTGGCAGGGTTCATGTGTGCCAAAGTGCCAGTTCTCAGGGCTCACCCTGGAGATTTCAGTGTTTGTTCCTTAACATAA
- the LOC125931464 gene encoding uncharacterized protein LOC125931464 isoform X28 codes for MEHRWEWSENRWECGEEVAVITEQVAVVRTGGSVEDRWQWSENRWECGEQVAVVREQVGAWRTGGSGQRTVGVWRTGGSVENRWERGGQVAVVREQVGVWRTGGSVEDRWECGGQVGAWRTGGSGQRTGGSVEDRWQWSENRWECGGQVGVVREQVGVWRTGGSVENRWERGGQVGVWRTGGSGQSRWERGGQVAVVEEQVGSAAASQGRLAAPTRPEPCAESPLSTPLDPGSPAHLAGFMCAKVPVLRAHPGDFSVCSLT; via the exons ATGGAGCATAGGTGGGAGTGGTCAGAAAACAGGTGGGAGTGTGGAGAAGAGGTGGCAGTGATCACAGAACAGGTGGCAGTGGTCAGAACAGGTGGGAGCGTGGAGGACAGGTGGCAGTGGTCGGAGAACAGGTGGGAATGTGGAGAACAGGTGGCAGTGGTCAGAGAACAGGTGGGAGCATGGAGAACAGGTGGGAGTGGTCAGAGAACAGTGGGAGTGTGGAGAACAGGTGGGAGTGTGGAGAACAG GTGGGAGCGTGGAGGACAGGTGGCAGTGGTCAGAGAACAGGTGGGAGTGTGGAGGACAG GTGGGAGTGTGGAGGACAG GTGGGAGTGTGGAGGACAGGTGGGAGCGTGGAGGACAGGTGGCAGTGGTCAGAGAACAGGTGGGAGCGTGGAGGACAGGTGGCAGTGGTCAGAGAACAGGTGGGAATGTGGAGGACAGGTGGGAGTGGTCAGAGAACAGGTGGGAGTGTGGAGAACAGGTGGGAGCGTGGAGAACAGGTGGGAGCGTGGAGGACAGGTGGGAGTGTGGAGGACAG GTGGCAGTGGTCAGAGCAGGTGGGAGCGTGGAGGACAGGTAGCAGTGGTCGAAGAGCAGGTGGGAAGCGCAGCAGCCTCACAGGGGAGACTGGCGGCTCCCACTCGGCCAGAGCCCTGTGCCGAGTCGCCTCTCAGCACCCCGCTCGACCCTGGCAGCCCAGCGCACTTGGCAGGGTTCATGTGTGCCAAAGTGCCAGTTCTCAGGGCTCACCCTGGAGATTTCAGTGTTTGTTCCTTAACATAA
- the LOC125931464 gene encoding uncharacterized transmembrane protein DDB_G0289901-like isoform X34: MEHRWEWSENRWECGEEVAVITEQVAVVRTGGSMENRWEWSENSGSVENRWECGEQVGAWRTGGSGQRTGGSGQNRWECGGQVGVVREQVGAWRTGGSVEDRWECGGQVGAWRTGGSGQRTGGSVEDRWQWSENRWECGGQVGVVREQVGVWRTGGSVENRWERGGQVGVWRTGGSGQSRWERGGQVAVVEEQVGSAAASQGRLAAPTRPEPCAESPLSTPLDPGSPAHLAGFMCAKVPVLRAHPGDFSVCSLT; the protein is encoded by the exons ATGGAGCATAGGTGGGAGTGGTCAGAAAACAGGTGGGAGTGTGGAGAAGAGGTGGCAGTGATCACAGAACAGGTGGCAGTGGTCAGAACAG GTGGGAGCATGGAGAACAGGTGGGAGTGGTCAGAGAACAGTGGGAGTGTGGAGAACAGGTGGGAGTGTGGAGAACAG GTGGGAGCGTGGAGGACAGGTGGCAGTGGTCAGAGAACAG GTGGCAGTGGTCAGAACAGGTGGGAGTGTGGAGGACAGGTGGGAGTGGTCAGAGAACAG GTGGGAGCGTGGAGAACAGGTGGGAGCGTGGAGGACAGGTGGGAGTGTGGAGGACAGGTGGGAGCGTGGAGGACAGGTGGCAGTGGTCAGAGAACAGGTGGGAGCGTGGAGGACAGGTGGCAGTGGTCAGAGAACAGGTGGGAATGTGGAGGACAGGTGGGAGTGGTCAGAGAACAGGTGGGAGTGTGGAGAACAGGTGGGAGCGTGGAGAACAGGTGGGAGCGTGGAGGACAGGTGGGAGTGTGGAGGACAG GTGGCAGTGGTCAGAGCAGGTGGGAGCGTGGAGGACAGGTAGCAGTGGTCGAAGAGCAGGTGGGAAGCGCAGCAGCCTCACAGGGGAGACTGGCGGCTCCCACTCGGCCAGAGCCCTGTGCCGAGTCGCCTCTCAGCACCCCGCTCGACCCTGGCAGCCCAGCGCACTTGGCAGGGTTCATGTGTGCCAAAGTGCCAGTTCTCAGGGCTCACCCTGGAGATTTCAGTGTTTGTTCCTTAACATAA
- the LOC125931464 gene encoding uncharacterized protein LOC125931464 isoform X14 — MEHRWEWSENRWECGEEVAVITEQVAVVRTGGSVEDRWQWSENRWEHGEQVGVVREQWECGEQVGVWRTGGSGQNSGSGENRWECGGQVGVVREQVAVVRTGGSVEDRWECGEQVGAWRTGGSVEDRWECGGQVGAWRTGGSGQRTGGSVEDRWQWSENRWECGGQVGVVREQVGVWRTGGSVENRWERGGQVGVWRTGGSGQSRWERGGQVAVVEEQVGSAAASQGRLAAPTRPEPCAESPLSTPLDPGSPAHLAGFMCAKVPVLRAHPGDFSVCSLT, encoded by the exons ATGGAGCATAGGTGGGAGTGGTCAGAAAACAGGTGGGAGTGTGGAGAAGAGGTGGCAGTGATCACAGAACAGGTGGCAGTGGTCAGAACAGGTGGGAGCGTGGAGGACAG GTGGCAGTGGTCAGAGAACAGGTGGGAGCATGGAGAACAGGTGGGAGTGGTCAGAGAACAGTGGGAGTGTGGAGAACAGGTGGGAGTGTGGAGAACAGGTGGGAGTGGTCAGAACAGTGGGAGCGGGGAGAATAG GTGGGAGTGTGGAGGACAGGTGGGAGTGGTCAGAGAACAGGTGGCAGTGGTCAGAACAGGTGGGAGTGTGGAGGACAG GTGGGAGTGTGGAGAACAGGTGGGAGCGTGGAGAACAGGTGGGAGCGTGGAGGACAGGTGGGAGTGTGGAGGACAGGTGGGAGCGTGGAGGACAGGTGGCAGTGGTCAGAGAACAGGTGGGAGCGTGGAGGACAGGTGGCAGTGGTCAGAGAACAGGTGGGAATGTGGAGGACAGGTGGGAGTGGTCAGAGAACAGGTGGGAGTGTGGAGAACAGGTGGGAGCGTGGAGAACAGGTGGGAGCGTGGAGGACAGGTGGGAGTGTGGAGGACAG GTGGCAGTGGTCAGAGCAGGTGGGAGCGTGGAGGACAGGTAGCAGTGGTCGAAGAGCAGGTGGGAAGCGCAGCAGCCTCACAGGGGAGACTGGCGGCTCCCACTCGGCCAGAGCCCTGTGCCGAGTCGCCTCTCAGCACCCCGCTCGACCCTGGCAGCCCAGCGCACTTGGCAGGGTTCATGTGTGCCAAAGTGCCAGTTCTCAGGGCTCACCCTGGAGATTTCAGTGTTTGTTCCTTAACATAA
- the LOC125931464 gene encoding uncharacterized transmembrane protein DDB_G0289901-like isoform X20, producing MEHRWEWSENRWECGEEVAVITEQVAVVRTGGSMENRWEWSENSGSVENRWECGEQVGVWRTGGSVEDRWQWSENRWECGGQVGVVREQVAVVRTGGSVEDRWECGEQVGAWRTGGSVEDRWECGGQVGAWRTGGSGQRTGGSVEDRWQWSENRWECGGQVGVVREQVGVWRTGGSVENRWERGGQVGVWRTGGSGQSRWERGGQVAVVEEQVGSAAASQGRLAAPTRPEPCAESPLSTPLDPGSPAHLAGFMCAKVPVLRAHPGDFSVCSLT from the exons ATGGAGCATAGGTGGGAGTGGTCAGAAAACAGGTGGGAGTGTGGAGAAGAGGTGGCAGTGATCACAGAACAGGTGGCAGTGGTCAGAACAG GTGGGAGCATGGAGAACAGGTGGGAGTGGTCAGAGAACAGTGGGAGTGTGGAGAACAGGTGGGAGTGTGGAGAACAG GTGGGAGTGTGGAGGACAGGTGGGAGCGTGGAGGACAGGTGGCAGTGGTCAGAGAACAGGTGGGAGTGTGGAGGACAGGTGGGAGTGGTCAGAGAACAGGTGGCAGTGGTCAGAACAGGTGGGAGTGTGGAGGACAG GTGGGAGTGTGGAGAACAGGTGGGAGCGTGGAGAACAGGTGGGAGCGTGGAGGACAGGTGGGAGTGTGGAGGACAGGTGGGAGCGTGGAGGACAGGTGGCAGTGGTCAGAGAACAGGTGGGAGCGTGGAGGACAGGTGGCAGTGGTCAGAGAACAGGTGGGAATGTGGAGGACAGGTGGGAGTGGTCAGAGAACAGGTGGGAGTGTGGAGAACAGGTGGGAGCGTGGAGAACAGGTGGGAGCGTGGAGGACAGGTGGGAGTGTGGAGGACAG GTGGCAGTGGTCAGAGCAGGTGGGAGCGTGGAGGACAGGTAGCAGTGGTCGAAGAGCAGGTGGGAAGCGCAGCAGCCTCACAGGGGAGACTGGCGGCTCCCACTCGGCCAGAGCCCTGTGCCGAGTCGCCTCTCAGCACCCCGCTCGACCCTGGCAGCCCAGCGCACTTGGCAGGGTTCATGTGTGCCAAAGTGCCAGTTCTCAGGGCTCACCCTGGAGATTTCAGTGTTTGTTCCTTAACATAA
- the LOC125931464 gene encoding uncharacterized protein LOC125931464 isoform X35: MEHRWEWSENRWECGEEVAVITEQVAVVRTGGSVEDRWQWSENRWQWSENRWECGGQVGVVREQVAVVRTGGSVEDRWECGEQVGAWRTGGSVEDRWECGGQVGAWRTGGSGQRTGGSVEDRWQWSENRWECGGQVGVVREQVGVWRTGGSVENRWERGGQVGVWRTGGSGQSRWERGGQVAVVEEQVGSAAASQGRLAAPTRPEPCAESPLSTPLDPGSPAHLAGFMCAKVPVLRAHPGDFSVCSLT, from the exons ATGGAGCATAGGTGGGAGTGGTCAGAAAACAGGTGGGAGTGTGGAGAAGAGGTGGCAGTGATCACAGAACAGGTGGCAGTGGTCAGAACAGGTGGGAGCGTGGAGGACAG GTGGCAGTGGTCAGAGAACAG GTGGCAGTGGTCAGAGAACAGGTGGGAGTGTGGAGGACAGGTGGGAGTGGTCAGAGAACAGGTGGCAGTGGTCAGAACAGGTGGGAGTGTGGAGGACAG GTGGGAGTGTGGAGAACAGGTGGGAGCGTGGAGAACAGGTGGGAGCGTGGAGGACAGGTGGGAGTGTGGAGGACAGGTGGGAGCGTGGAGGACAGGTGGCAGTGGTCAGAGAACAGGTGGGAGCGTGGAGGACAGGTGGCAGTGGTCAGAGAACAGGTGGGAATGTGGAGGACAGGTGGGAGTGGTCAGAGAACAGGTGGGAGTGTGGAGAACAGGTGGGAGCGTGGAGAACAGGTGGGAGCGTGGAGGACAGGTGGGAGTGTGGAGGACAG GTGGCAGTGGTCAGAGCAGGTGGGAGCGTGGAGGACAGGTAGCAGTGGTCGAAGAGCAGGTGGGAAGCGCAGCAGCCTCACAGGGGAGACTGGCGGCTCCCACTCGGCCAGAGCCCTGTGCCGAGTCGCCTCTCAGCACCCCGCTCGACCCTGGCAGCCCAGCGCACTTGGCAGGGTTCATGTGTGCCAAAGTGCCAGTTCTCAGGGCTCACCCTGGAGATTTCAGTGTTTGTTCCTTAACATAA
- the LOC125931464 gene encoding uncharacterized transmembrane protein DDB_G0289901-like isoform X38, whose amino-acid sequence MEHRWEWSENRWECGEEVAVITEQVAVVRTGGSVEDRWQWSENRWECGEQVAVVREQVGVWRTGGSVEDRWECGEQVGAWRTGGSVEDRWECGGQVGAWRTGGSGQRTGGSVEDRWQWSENRWECGGQVGVVREQVGVWRTGGSVENRWERGGQVGVWRTGGSGQSRWERGGQVAVVEEQVGSAAASQGRLAAPTRPEPCAESPLSTPLDPGSPAHLAGFMCAKVPVLRAHPGDFSVCSLT is encoded by the exons ATGGAGCATAGGTGGGAGTGGTCAGAAAACAGGTGGGAGTGTGGAGAAGAGGTGGCAGTGATCACAGAACAGGTGGCAGTGGTCAGAACAGGTGGGAGCGTGGAGGACAGGTGGCAGTGGTCGGAGAACAGGTGGGAATGTGGAGAACAGGTGGCAGTGGTCAGAGAACAG GTGGGAGTGTGGAGAACAG GTGGGAGTGTGGAGGACAG GTGGGAGTGTGGAGAACAGGTGGGAGCGTGGAGAACAGGTGGGAGCGTGGAGGACAGGTGGGAGTGTGGAGGACAGGTGGGAGCGTGGAGGACAGGTGGCAGTGGTCAGAGAACAGGTGGGAGCGTGGAGGACAGGTGGCAGTGGTCAGAGAACAGGTGGGAATGTGGAGGACAGGTGGGAGTGGTCAGAGAACAGGTGGGAGTGTGGAGAACAGGTGGGAGCGTGGAGAACAGGTGGGAGCGTGGAGGACAGGTGGGAGTGTGGAGGACAG GTGGCAGTGGTCAGAGCAGGTGGGAGCGTGGAGGACAGGTAGCAGTGGTCGAAGAGCAGGTGGGAAGCGCAGCAGCCTCACAGGGGAGACTGGCGGCTCCCACTCGGCCAGAGCCCTGTGCCGAGTCGCCTCTCAGCACCCCGCTCGACCCTGGCAGCCCAGCGCACTTGGCAGGGTTCATGTGTGCCAAAGTGCCAGTTCTCAGGGCTCACCCTGGAGATTTCAGTGTTTGTTCCTTAACATAA
- the LOC125931464 gene encoding uncharacterized protein LOC125931464 isoform X32, protein MEHRWEWSENRWECGEEVAVITEQVAVVRTGGSVEDRWQWSENRWEHGEQVGVVREQWECGEQVGVWRTGGSVEDRWQWSENRWEWSENRWECGEQVGAWRTGGSVEDRWECGGQVGAWRTGGSGQRTGGSVEDRWQWSENRWECGGQVGVVREQVGVWRTGGSVENRWERGGQVGVWRTGGSGQSRWERGGQVAVVEEQVGSAAASQGRLAAPTRPEPCAESPLSTPLDPGSPAHLAGFMCAKVPVLRAHPGDFSVCSLT, encoded by the exons ATGGAGCATAGGTGGGAGTGGTCAGAAAACAGGTGGGAGTGTGGAGAAGAGGTGGCAGTGATCACAGAACAGGTGGCAGTGGTCAGAACAGGTGGGAGCGTGGAGGACAGGTGGCAGTGGTCGGAGAACAG GTGGGAGCATGGAGAACAGGTGGGAGTGGTCAGAGAACAGTGGGAGTGTGGAGAACAGGTGGGAGTGTGGAGAACAG GTGGGAGCGTGGAGGACAGGTGGCAGTGGTCAGAGAACAG GTGGGAGTGGTCAGAGAACAGGTGGGAGTGTGGAGAACAGGTGGGAGCGTGGAGAACAGGTGGGAGCGTGGAGGACAGGTGGGAGTGTGGAGGACAGGTGGGAGCGTGGAGGACAGGTGGCAGTGGTCAGAGAACAGGTGGGAGCGTGGAGGACAGGTGGCAGTGGTCAGAGAACAGGTGGGAATGTGGAGGACAGGTGGGAGTGGTCAGAGAACAGGTGGGAGTGTGGAGAACAGGTGGGAGCGTGGAGAACAGGTGGGAGCGTGGAGGACAGGTGGGAGTGTGGAGGACAG GTGGCAGTGGTCAGAGCAGGTGGGAGCGTGGAGGACAGGTAGCAGTGGTCGAAGAGCAGGTGGGAAGCGCAGCAGCCTCACAGGGGAGACTGGCGGCTCCCACTCGGCCAGAGCCCTGTGCCGAGTCGCCTCTCAGCACCCCGCTCGACCCTGGCAGCCCAGCGCACTTGGCAGGGTTCATGTGTGCCAAAGTGCCAGTTCTCAGGGCTCACCCTGGAGATTTCAGTGTTTGTTCCTTAACATAA
- the LOC125931464 gene encoding uncharacterized protein LOC125931464 isoform X50 codes for MEHRWEWSENRWECGEEVAVITEQVAVVRTGGSVEDRWQWSENRWECGEQVGVWRTGGSGQRTGGSVEDRWQWSENRWECGGQVGVVREQVGVWRTGGSVENRWERGGQVGVWRTGGSGQSRWERGGQVAVVEEQVGSAAASQGRLAAPTRPEPCAESPLSTPLDPGSPAHLAGFMCAKVPVLRAHPGDFSVCSLT; via the exons ATGGAGCATAGGTGGGAGTGGTCAGAAAACAGGTGGGAGTGTGGAGAAGAGGTGGCAGTGATCACAGAACAGGTGGCAGTGGTCAGAACAGGTGGGAGCGTGGAGGACAG GTGGCAGTGGTCAGAGAACAG GTGGGAGTGTGGAGAACAG GTGGGAGTGTGGAGGACAG GTGGCAGTGGTCAGAGAACAGGTGGGAGCGTGGAGGACAGGTGGCAGTGGTCAGAGAACAGGTGGGAATGTGGAGGACAGGTGGGAGTGGTCAGAGAACAGGTGGGAGTGTGGAGAACAGGTGGGAGCGTGGAGAACAGGTGGGAGCGTGGAGGACAGGTGGGAGTGTGGAGGACAG GTGGCAGTGGTCAGAGCAGGTGGGAGCGTGGAGGACAGGTAGCAGTGGTCGAAGAGCAGGTGGGAAGCGCAGCAGCCTCACAGGGGAGACTGGCGGCTCCCACTCGGCCAGAGCCCTGTGCCGAGTCGCCTCTCAGCACCCCGCTCGACCCTGGCAGCCCAGCGCACTTGGCAGGGTTCATGTGTGCCAAAGTGCCAGTTCTCAGGGCTCACCCTGGAGATTTCAGTGTTTGTTCCTTAACATAA
- the LOC125931464 gene encoding uncharacterized transmembrane protein DDB_G0289901-like isoform X11: MEHRWEWSENRWECGEEVAVITEQVAVVRTGGSVEDRWQWSENRWEHGEQVGVVREQWECGEQVGVWRTGGSVEDRWQWSENRWECGGQVGVVREQVAVVRTGGSVEDRWECGEQVGAWRTGGSVEDRWECGGQVGAWRTGGSGQRTGGSVEDRWQWSENRWECGGQVGVVREQVGVWRTGGSVENRWERGGQVGVWRTGGSGQSRWERGGQVAVVEEQVGSAAASQGRLAAPTRPEPCAESPLSTPLDPGSPAHLAGFMCAKVPVLRAHPGDFSVCSLT; this comes from the exons ATGGAGCATAGGTGGGAGTGGTCAGAAAACAGGTGGGAGTGTGGAGAAGAGGTGGCAGTGATCACAGAACAGGTGGCAGTGGTCAGAACAGGTGGGAGCGTGGAGGACAGGTGGCAGTGGTCGGAGAACAG GTGGGAGCATGGAGAACAGGTGGGAGTGGTCAGAGAACAGTGGGAGTGTGGAGAACAGGTGGGAGTGTGGAGAACAG GTGGGAGCGTGGAGGACAGGTGGCAGTGGTCAGAGAACAGGTGGGAGTGTGGAGGACAGGTGGGAGTGGTCAGAGAACAGGTGGCAGTGGTCAGAACAGGTGGGAGTGTGGAGGACAG GTGGGAGTGTGGAGAACAGGTGGGAGCGTGGAGAACAGGTGGGAGCGTGGAGGACAGGTGGGAGTGTGGAGGACAGGTGGGAGCGTGGAGGACAGGTGGCAGTGGTCAGAGAACAGGTGGGAGCGTGGAGGACAGGTGGCAGTGGTCAGAGAACAGGTGGGAATGTGGAGGACAGGTGGGAGTGGTCAGAGAACAGGTGGGAGTGTGGAGAACAGGTGGGAGCGTGGAGAACAGGTGGGAGCGTGGAGGACAGGTGGGAGTGTGGAGGACAG GTGGCAGTGGTCAGAGCAGGTGGGAGCGTGGAGGACAGGTAGCAGTGGTCGAAGAGCAGGTGGGAAGCGCAGCAGCCTCACAGGGGAGACTGGCGGCTCCCACTCGGCCAGAGCCCTGTGCCGAGTCGCCTCTCAGCACCCCGCTCGACCCTGGCAGCCCAGCGCACTTGGCAGGGTTCATGTGTGCCAAAGTGCCAGTTCTCAGGGCTCACCCTGGAGATTTCAGTGTTTGTTCCTTAACATAA
- the LOC125931464 gene encoding uncharacterized transmembrane protein DDB_G0289901-like isoform X25, with translation MEHRWEWSENRWECGEEVAVITEQVAVVRTGGSVEDRWQWSENRWEHGEQVGVWRTGGSVEDRWQWSENRWECGGQVGVVREQVAVVRTGGSVEDRWECGEQVGAWRTGGSVEDRWECGGQVGAWRTGGSGQRTGGSVEDRWQWSENRWECGGQVGVVREQVGVWRTGGSVENRWERGGQVGVWRTGGSGQSRWERGGQVAVVEEQVGSAAASQGRLAAPTRPEPCAESPLSTPLDPGSPAHLAGFMCAKVPVLRAHPGDFSVCSLT, from the exons ATGGAGCATAGGTGGGAGTGGTCAGAAAACAGGTGGGAGTGTGGAGAAGAGGTGGCAGTGATCACAGAACAGGTGGCAGTGGTCAGAACAGGTGGGAGCGTGGAGGACAG GTGGCAGTGGTCAGAGAACAGGTGGGAGCATGGAGAACAG GTGGGAGTGTGGAGAACAG GTGGGAGCGTGGAGGACAGGTGGCAGTGGTCAGAGAACAGGTGGGAGTGTGGAGGACAGGTGGGAGTGGTCAGAGAACAGGTGGCAGTGGTCAGAACAGGTGGGAGTGTGGAGGACAG GTGGGAGTGTGGAGAACAGGTGGGAGCGTGGAGAACAGGTGGGAGCGTGGAGGACAGGTGGGAGTGTGGAGGACAGGTGGGAGCGTGGAGGACAGGTGGCAGTGGTCAGAGAACAGGTGGGAGCGTGGAGGACAGGTGGCAGTGGTCAGAGAACAGGTGGGAATGTGGAGGACAGGTGGGAGTGGTCAGAGAACAGGTGGGAGTGTGGAGAACAGGTGGGAGCGTGGAGAACAGGTGGGAGCGTGGAGGACAGGTGGGAGTGTGGAGGACAG GTGGCAGTGGTCAGAGCAGGTGGGAGCGTGGAGGACAGGTAGCAGTGGTCGAAGAGCAGGTGGGAAGCGCAGCAGCCTCACAGGGGAGACTGGCGGCTCCCACTCGGCCAGAGCCCTGTGCCGAGTCGCCTCTCAGCACCCCGCTCGACCCTGGCAGCCCAGCGCACTTGGCAGGGTTCATGTGTGCCAAAGTGCCAGTTCTCAGGGCTCACCCTGGAGATTTCAGTGTTTGTTCCTTAACATAA